One Granulicella sp. 5B5 DNA window includes the following coding sequences:
- the dapF gene encoding diaminopimelate epimerase, whose amino-acid sequence MKFVKAHACGNDFLVIEETVARGRHAAMARKLCARNTGIGADGIEFLDRRADGSLFLRLFNADGSEAELSGNGTRCVAAWLAASEGRESVTLGTHGGLRTCRVVERNGAQWWIESGMGVPRVMPRSIEIDGVTGVIEGAMVNVGNPHYVIFVDNDEFRSHGMSWQELGAKISVDPLFKFGTNVEFVRVHKANEIAFRIYERGCGPTTSSGTGTCASSAASMVLKNVARELTAVAQGGSQYVTWPANDAEMMLTGPAEIVCTGEAEFGE is encoded by the coding sequence TTGTGAAGGCGCATGCATGTGGCAACGATTTTCTGGTGATCGAGGAGACGGTGGCGCGAGGTCGCCACGCGGCGATGGCGCGCAAGCTCTGCGCGCGCAACACCGGCATCGGCGCAGACGGCATCGAGTTCCTCGACCGTCGCGCAGACGGTAGCCTGTTTCTGCGCCTGTTCAACGCCGATGGCAGCGAGGCGGAGTTGAGTGGCAACGGCACACGCTGCGTCGCCGCATGGCTGGCTGCGAGCGAAGGCCGCGAGAGCGTCACCCTGGGCACGCACGGCGGTTTGCGCACTTGCCGGGTGGTGGAGCGCAACGGCGCCCAGTGGTGGATTGAGAGCGGCATGGGTGTGCCGCGCGTGATGCCGCGCAGCATCGAGATCGACGGCGTTACCGGCGTGATTGAAGGCGCGATGGTCAACGTCGGCAACCCGCACTACGTCATCTTCGTCGATAACGATGAGTTCAGAAGCCACGGAATGAGCTGGCAGGAACTCGGCGCAAAGATCAGCGTCGACCCGCTTTTCAAGTTCGGCACCAATGTCGAGTTTGTGCGGGTGCACAAAGCCAATGAGATTGCATTCCGCATCTACGAGCGCGGCTGCGGGCCGACCACTTCGAGCGGCACTGGCACCTGCGCTTCGAGCGCGGCGTCGATGGTGCTGAAGAACGTCGCACGCGAGCTGACAGCGGTTGCGCAGGGCGGCTCGCAGTATGTGACCTGGCCCGCGAACGACGCGGAGATGATGCTCACCGGACCGGCAGAGATTGTCTGCACAGGTGAAGCGGAG